In Perca fluviatilis chromosome 14, GENO_Pfluv_1.0, whole genome shotgun sequence, a genomic segment contains:
- the LOC120572191 gene encoding lamin-A-like: MMLFHTDGKCLKPHLRTLRVFTLLLTYFCRGQSQLIGSSIVATLGNDIILPYQLEPVEDATDLTVEWTRPDLNPRFVHVWRSGKELVSKKHKSFEGRTSLFIDELMFGNISLKLSKLKLADRGTYRCFIPALDRQSFVQLDVGAVSSPTISLAGIDRDKGGVVLQCESKDWYPEPEVLWLDGEGNLLPAGPSETVRGPDDLYTVSSRVTVEKRHSNSFTCRVQQKNTNQTRETEIHVPDDFFEVQSSSSVPINTGLAVSLAVCIILFILLLLFSVWKWRQNKINTKMSHRDEPDKEENRTNDPSVTAEETKSLTGKKRKKIKLEQQRREEAERAVQTLKKELETKKKEFESKLAEVQQQLNDEKQKHEDLMADIQKMKDDMQAKINELEEKAGLSLFGLKIFKKRTREEEQQKREEAVQILTQMLDEEEKQRSENQQEQLQKELEIKKDREQGVNTKWKNTNDELKQAKQDLKSRNEEISTLKRELWDEQKKKEETEKALAELMAKNMECQQQLQEEKTKRGKAEENLKKLQEENKVHESKVEVREHEDFKSEKDKTGSANQSSATGPVIVHEVGRNGKFIHLRNTSREDQELGEWNLEMQINDTQPITYTFPKKFKLKSEQIVNIVVPGYGKDHHPIDLMWRDLKSWTPGDKLTFTLTTNKGEIKSTQLIVSGR; encoded by the exons ATGATGCTTTTCCACACAGACggaaagtgccttaaacctcATCTCAGAACACTCCGTGTTTTCACTCTTCTCCTAACATACTTCTGTAGAG GTCAATCTCAGCTGATTGGCTCATCAATAGTAGCAACACTTGGTAATGACATCATCTTACCATATCAACTGGAGCCTGTGGAAGATGCTACTGACTTGACAGTGGAGTGGACGAGGCCTGACCTGAACCCCAGATTTGTCCATGTGTGGCGTTCTGGGAAAGAACTTGTGagtaaaaaacacaaatccTTCGAAGGAAGAACATCGCTGTTCATCGATGAGCTGATGTTCGGAAACATTTCACTGAAACTGTCCAAACTGAAACTCGCTGATCGGGGAACATACAGATGTTTTATTCCAGCACTGGACAGGCAGTCTTTTGTTCAACTAGATGTTG GTGCTGTCTCCTCACCAACCATCAGTTTAGCAGGGATTGACAGAGACAAAGGAGGAGTAGTGCTACAATGTGAGTCTAAAGACTGGTATCCAGAGCCTGAGGTGTTGTGGCTGGACGGTGAGGGAAACCTCCTCCCTGCTGGACCTTCAGAGACAGTCAGAGGTCCTGATGATCTCTATACTGTCAGCAGCAGAGTGACTGTGGAGAAGAGACACAGCAACAGCTTCACCTGTAGAGTCCAGCAGAAGAACACTAACCAgaccagagagacagaaatcCATGTTCCAG ATGATTTCTTTGAGGTCCAGTCTAGTTCTTCTGTTCCCATCAACACTGGTTTGGCTGTTAGTTTGGCTGTTTGCATCATCCTGTTCATTCTGTTACTTCTCTTTTCTGTGTGGAAATGGAGACAAAACAAAATCA ACACGAAAATGAGCCACAGGGATGAACCTGATAAAGAAGAAAACCGAACTAATGATCCGTCTGTCACTGCAGAAGAAACCAAGTCTTTGacaggaaaaaagagaaagaagatcAAACTT GAGcagcagaggagggaggaagctGAGAGAGCAGTTCAGACTCTGAAAAAGGAGCTGGAGACCAAGAAGAAGGAG TTTGAAAGTAAACTAGCTGAAGTCCAGCAGCAGCTCAACGATGAAAAGCAGAAACATGAGGATCTGATGGCAGACATTCAAAAGATGAAGGATGACATGCAGGCCAAAATCAATGAG TTGGAGGAAAAAGCTGGCCTGTCTCTG TTTGGGTTGAAGATTTTTAAAAAGCGGACACGTGAGGAAGAGCAGCAGAAGAGGGAGGAAGCTGTCCAGATCCTGACCCAGATGCTGGATGAAGAGGAGAAGCAAAGGAGTGAGAACCAGCAGGAGCAGCTGCAAAAGGAGCTGGAGATAAAAAAG GACAGAGAACAAGGTGTTAACACAAAGTGGAAGAACACTAATGACGAGCTGAAACAGGCAAAGCAAGATCTCAAGAGCAGGAATGAAGAGATCAGCACGCTTAAGAgagaa CTCTGGGATgagcagaagaagaaagaggaaactgAGAAAGCTCTGGCGGAGCTGATGGCCAAAAACATGGAG TGTCAGCAGCAGCTCCAGGAGGAGAAGACTAAAAGGGGGAAAGCTGAGGAAAATTTGAAGAAACTACAGGAGGAGAACAAG GTACATGAAAGTAAAGTTGAAGTGAGGGAGCATGAAGATTTTAAGTCTGAGAAGGACAAGACCGGCTCGGCCAATCAGAGCTCAGCAACAGGACCTGTCATTGTTCATGAGGTTGGGCGAAATGGGAAATTTATCCATCTCAGAAACACGTCCAGAGAg GACCAAGAACTGGGAGAATGGAATTTAGAAATGCAGATCAACGACACACAACCCATCACATACACATTTCCGAAAAAATTCAAGCTCAAGTCTGAACAAATCGTCAAT ATTGTGGTCCCAGGTTATGGTAAGGATCATCATCCCATTGATCTGATGTGGAGGGACCTGAAGTCCTGGACCCCCGGAGACAAACTAACGTTCACCCTCACCACCAACAAGGGAGAGATCAAATCAACTCAGTTAATAGTCTCTGGAAGATAA
- the LOC120572196 gene encoding butyrophilin subfamily 3 member A2-like isoform X1 translates to MITETRNIQQSSMMLFHTDGKCLKPHLRTLRLLGFTLLLTYFCRGQSQLIGSPIIATLGNDIILPCQLEPVEDATDLTLEWTRSDLDPRFVHVWRSGKELVSKKHKSFEGRTSLFLDELMFGNISLKLSKVKLADRGTYRCFIPALDKQSFVQLDVGAVSSPVISLAGTDKGGVVLQCESKGWYPEPEVLWLDGEGNLLSAGPPETVRGPDDLYTVSSRVTVEKRHSNSFTCRVQQKNINQTRETAILILDDFFEVQSSSSSTITGLAVSLSVFVILFILLLLFSVWKWRQKKTNTKISHRDENDEEENRTNDPEETEAFTGEKVKKIKFEQQRREEAERENQTLKEELETKKKEVCL, encoded by the exons ATGATCACTGAGACACGGAACATCCAACAG AGCTCCATGATGCTTTTCCACACAGATggaaagtgccttaaacctcATCTCAGAACACTCCGTCTTTTGGGTTTCACTCTTCTCCTAACATACTTCTGTAGAG GTCAATCTCAGCTGATTGGCTCACCAATAATAGCAACACTTGGTAATGACATCATCTTACCATGTCAACTGGAGCCTGTGGAAGATGCTACTGACTTGACATTGGAGTGGACGAGGTCTGACCTGGACCCCAGATTTGTCCATGTGTGGCGTTCTGGGAAAGAACTTGTGagtaaaaaacacaaatccTTCGAAGGAAGAACATCGCTGTTCCTCGATGAGCTGATGTTTGGAAACATTTCACTGAAACTGTCCAAAGTGAAACTCGCTGATCGGGGAACATACAGATGTTTTATTCCAGCACTGGACAAGCAGTCTTTTGTTCAACTAGATGTTG GTGCTGTTTCCTCACCAGTCATCAGTTTAGCTGGGACTGACAAAGGAGGAGTGGTTCTACAGTGTGAGTCTAAAGGCTGGTATCCAGAACCTGAGGTGTTGTGGCTGGACGGTGAGGGAAACCTCCTCTCTGCTGGACCTCCAGAGACAGTCAGAGGTCCTGATGATCTCTATACTGTCAGCAGCAGAGTGACTGTGGAGAAGAGACACAGCAACAGCTTCACCTGTAGAGTCCAGCAGAAGAACATCAACCAGACCAGAGAGACAGCAATTCTTATATTAG ATGATTTCTTTGAGGTCCAGTCCAGTTCTTCTTCCACCATCACTGGCTTGGCTGttagtttgtctgtttttgtcatCCTGTTTATTCTGTTACTTCTGTTTTCTGTGTGGAaatggagacaaaaaaaaacca acacaaagataaGTCACAGGGATGAAAatgatgaagaagaaaacagaACTAATGATCCAGAAGAAACTGAGGCTTTTACGGGAGAAAAGGTAAAGAAGATCAAATTT GAGcagcagaggagggaggaagctGAGAGAGAAAATCAGACTCTGAAAGAGGAGCTGGAGACCAAGAAGAAGGAGGTTTGTCTTTAA
- the LOC120572196 gene encoding butyrophilin subfamily 3 member A2-like isoform X2, protein MITETRNIQQSSMMLFHTDGKCLKPHLRTLRLLGFTLLLTYFCRGQSQLIGSPIIATLGNDIILPCQLEPVEDATDLTLEWTRSDLDPRFVHVWRSGKELVSKKHKSFEGRTSLFLDELMFGNISLKLSKVKLADRGTYRCFIPALDKQSFVQLDVGAVSSPVISLAGTDKGGVVLQCESKGWYPEPEVLWLDGEGNLLSAGPPETVRGPDDLYTVSSRVTVEKRHSNSFTCRVQQKNINQTRETAILILDDFFEVQSSSSSTITGLAVSLSVFVILFILLLLFSVWKWRQKKTNTKISHRDENDEEENRTNDPEETEAFTGEKEQQRREEAERENQTLKEELETKKKEVCL, encoded by the exons ATGATCACTGAGACACGGAACATCCAACAG AGCTCCATGATGCTTTTCCACACAGATggaaagtgccttaaacctcATCTCAGAACACTCCGTCTTTTGGGTTTCACTCTTCTCCTAACATACTTCTGTAGAG GTCAATCTCAGCTGATTGGCTCACCAATAATAGCAACACTTGGTAATGACATCATCTTACCATGTCAACTGGAGCCTGTGGAAGATGCTACTGACTTGACATTGGAGTGGACGAGGTCTGACCTGGACCCCAGATTTGTCCATGTGTGGCGTTCTGGGAAAGAACTTGTGagtaaaaaacacaaatccTTCGAAGGAAGAACATCGCTGTTCCTCGATGAGCTGATGTTTGGAAACATTTCACTGAAACTGTCCAAAGTGAAACTCGCTGATCGGGGAACATACAGATGTTTTATTCCAGCACTGGACAAGCAGTCTTTTGTTCAACTAGATGTTG GTGCTGTTTCCTCACCAGTCATCAGTTTAGCTGGGACTGACAAAGGAGGAGTGGTTCTACAGTGTGAGTCTAAAGGCTGGTATCCAGAACCTGAGGTGTTGTGGCTGGACGGTGAGGGAAACCTCCTCTCTGCTGGACCTCCAGAGACAGTCAGAGGTCCTGATGATCTCTATACTGTCAGCAGCAGAGTGACTGTGGAGAAGAGACACAGCAACAGCTTCACCTGTAGAGTCCAGCAGAAGAACATCAACCAGACCAGAGAGACAGCAATTCTTATATTAG ATGATTTCTTTGAGGTCCAGTCCAGTTCTTCTTCCACCATCACTGGCTTGGCTGttagtttgtctgtttttgtcatCCTGTTTATTCTGTTACTTCTGTTTTCTGTGTGGAaatggagacaaaaaaaaacca acacaaagataaGTCACAGGGATGAAAatgatgaagaagaaaacagaACTAATGATCCAGAAGAAACTGAGGCTTTTACGGGAGAAAAG GAGcagcagaggagggaggaagctGAGAGAGAAAATCAGACTCTGAAAGAGGAGCTGGAGACCAAGAAGAAGGAGGTTTGTCTTTAA
- the LOC120572196 gene encoding butyrophilin subfamily 3 member A2-like isoform X3 → MMLFHTDGKCLKPHLRTLRLLGFTLLLTYFCRGQSQLIGSPIIATLGNDIILPCQLEPVEDATDLTLEWTRSDLDPRFVHVWRSGKELVSKKHKSFEGRTSLFLDELMFGNISLKLSKVKLADRGTYRCFIPALDKQSFVQLDVGAVSSPVISLAGTDKGGVVLQCESKGWYPEPEVLWLDGEGNLLSAGPPETVRGPDDLYTVSSRVTVEKRHSNSFTCRVQQKNINQTRETAILILDDFFEVQSSSSSTITGLAVSLSVFVILFILLLLFSVWKWRQKKTNTKISHRDENDEEENRTNDPEETEAFTGEKVKKIKFEQQRREEAERENQTLKEELETKKKEVCL, encoded by the exons ATGATGCTTTTCCACACAGATggaaagtgccttaaacctcATCTCAGAACACTCCGTCTTTTGGGTTTCACTCTTCTCCTAACATACTTCTGTAGAG GTCAATCTCAGCTGATTGGCTCACCAATAATAGCAACACTTGGTAATGACATCATCTTACCATGTCAACTGGAGCCTGTGGAAGATGCTACTGACTTGACATTGGAGTGGACGAGGTCTGACCTGGACCCCAGATTTGTCCATGTGTGGCGTTCTGGGAAAGAACTTGTGagtaaaaaacacaaatccTTCGAAGGAAGAACATCGCTGTTCCTCGATGAGCTGATGTTTGGAAACATTTCACTGAAACTGTCCAAAGTGAAACTCGCTGATCGGGGAACATACAGATGTTTTATTCCAGCACTGGACAAGCAGTCTTTTGTTCAACTAGATGTTG GTGCTGTTTCCTCACCAGTCATCAGTTTAGCTGGGACTGACAAAGGAGGAGTGGTTCTACAGTGTGAGTCTAAAGGCTGGTATCCAGAACCTGAGGTGTTGTGGCTGGACGGTGAGGGAAACCTCCTCTCTGCTGGACCTCCAGAGACAGTCAGAGGTCCTGATGATCTCTATACTGTCAGCAGCAGAGTGACTGTGGAGAAGAGACACAGCAACAGCTTCACCTGTAGAGTCCAGCAGAAGAACATCAACCAGACCAGAGAGACAGCAATTCTTATATTAG ATGATTTCTTTGAGGTCCAGTCCAGTTCTTCTTCCACCATCACTGGCTTGGCTGttagtttgtctgtttttgtcatCCTGTTTATTCTGTTACTTCTGTTTTCTGTGTGGAaatggagacaaaaaaaaacca acacaaagataaGTCACAGGGATGAAAatgatgaagaagaaaacagaACTAATGATCCAGAAGAAACTGAGGCTTTTACGGGAGAAAAGGTAAAGAAGATCAAATTT GAGcagcagaggagggaggaagctGAGAGAGAAAATCAGACTCTGAAAGAGGAGCTGGAGACCAAGAAGAAGGAGGTTTGTCTTTAA